One window of Botrimarina mediterranea genomic DNA carries:
- a CDS encoding IS4 family transposase, translated as MFRGPYAEGISYPILYPAPHFTVEGRPRQYGHSQQIDEEGVRWLENLEQSTRLASPDRLVHIGDRESDIYELFCLAKEQQTHFLVRTCVDRRAGTGKTTIARKMQREPIHGTHVVEVLDAKHRPIEVELQLRFSEMTVHPPIGKHTKYPPLSLTVIHARERGKPEGRKPICWKLLTDLPVESLESAGEKLDWYAQRWKVETFHKVLKSGCRAEDAKLRTAERLTNLIAVFCIIAWRVFWLTMVNRTNPKTSADTVFTETEIAILNHVAGDSEPPPKNVAHYLLVVAKLGGYLARKNDGPPGNAVMWRGLSRLTDIHLGVEIGKGIVGN; from the coding sequence ATGTTCCGGGGACCTTATGCTGAGGGGATTTCGTACCCAATTCTGTACCCAGCACCGCACTTTACCGTAGAAGGTCGCCCTAGGCAGTACGGACATTCACAGCAGATCGACGAGGAGGGCGTCCGCTGGCTGGAGAACCTCGAGCAGTCGACGCGGCTGGCGAGCCCCGATCGCTTGGTGCACATCGGCGACCGGGAGAGCGACATCTACGAGCTGTTCTGCCTTGCGAAGGAGCAGCAGACGCACTTCCTCGTGCGGACGTGCGTCGATCGTCGCGCCGGGACGGGCAAGACGACGATCGCCCGGAAGATGCAGCGCGAGCCGATCCACGGGACGCACGTCGTCGAAGTCCTCGACGCCAAGCACCGGCCGATCGAGGTCGAACTGCAACTGCGGTTCAGCGAGATGACGGTCCACCCGCCGATCGGCAAGCACACGAAATACCCGCCGCTGTCGCTCACCGTGATCCACGCCCGGGAGCGAGGCAAGCCGGAGGGCCGCAAGCCGATCTGCTGGAAGCTGCTCACCGACCTGCCGGTCGAGAGCCTGGAGTCAGCCGGCGAGAAGCTCGACTGGTACGCGCAGCGGTGGAAAGTCGAGACCTTTCACAAGGTGCTCAAGTCGGGCTGCCGCGCCGAAGACGCCAAGCTGCGTACCGCCGAGCGGCTCACCAACTTGATCGCCGTCTTCTGCATCATCGCGTGGAGGGTGTTTTGGCTGACGATGGTCAATCGAACTAATCCGAAAACATCCGCCGACACGGTGTTTACGGAGACCGAGATCGCGATCCTGAATCATGTGGCAGGCGATTCCGAGCCACCACCGAAGAACGTTGCTCACTACCTGCTGGTCGTCGCCAAACTGGGCGGCTACCTCGCCCGCAAGAACGACGGCCCGCCGGGGAACGCGGTGATGTGGCGTGGGCTATCACGCCTGACCGATATCCACCTGGGCGTCGAGATCGGCAAGGGAATTGTGGGGAATTGA